The following are encoded together in the Flavobacterium haoranii genome:
- a CDS encoding DUF4252 domain-containing protein — translation MKNLILSIAFFISSTVAFSQSAFDKFEDKDGVTTVIVNKKMFEMMSKVKVDTKDKEVQQYMSLLKKLDNLKVFTTDNAKVAGEMKSTVTNYLKSNPLEELMRVNDEGKKVNIYVKSGASENIVKELLMFIDTPNGKANQTVVLSLTGNFNLDEISALTEKMNLPGGAELDKASKGKK, via the coding sequence ATGAAAAATTTAATTTTAAGTATAGCATTTTTTATTTCAAGTACGGTTGCGTTTTCACAATCGGCTTTTGATAAGTTTGAAGACAAAGACGGTGTTACAACTGTTATTGTTAACAAAAAAATGTTCGAGATGATGAGTAAAGTTAAAGTTGATACTAAAGATAAAGAAGTACAACAATATATGAGTTTACTTAAGAAACTAGATAATTTAAAAGTATTTACAACGGATAATGCTAAAGTTGCTGGCGAAATGAAATCGACTGTAACAAATTATTTAAAATCGAATCCATTAGAAGAATTAATGCGTGTAAACGACGAAGGTAAAAAAGTAAATATTTACGTAAAATCGGGTGCTTCAGAAAATATTGTAAAAGAATTATTAATGTTTATCGATACACCAAATGGAAAAGCAAACCAAACCGTTGTTTTATCGTTAACAGGAAACTTTAATTTAGATGAAATTTCTGCTTTAACAGAAAAAATGAATCTTCCTGGTGGAGCCGAGTTAGATAAAGCATCAAAAGGAAAAAAATAA
- a CDS encoding DUF4252 domain-containing protein: MKNILLALLLVSLVSCTTKPTLQKYFVENSESSDFIQVDLASSFINTDKLSLSSEEKEALNSFDKLNILAFKNDSLDPSKLGKEATEVKNILKDGNYEQLMKFGNSKQGASVYMLGNEDKIDEFVLYGSEASGFVVARVLGDNMTPNTVLNLIEVIKKADLDMEQLKPLKDALIKK; encoded by the coding sequence ATGAAAAATATTCTTTTAGCATTATTATTGGTTAGTTTAGTAAGTTGTACAACTAAACCAACATTACAAAAATATTTTGTAGAAAATTCTGAATCGTCAGATTTCATACAAGTAGACTTAGCATCAAGTTTTATTAATACAGATAAATTAAGTTTATCAAGTGAAGAAAAAGAAGCTCTAAATTCATTCGATAAATTAAATATTTTGGCTTTTAAAAATGATTCTTTAGATCCTTCAAAATTAGGTAAAGAAGCAACGGAAGTAAAGAATATTTTAAAAGATGGTAACTATGAACAATTAATGAAGTTTGGAAACAGTAAACAAGGAGCTTCGGTTTACATGCTAGGAAATGAAGATAAAATTGATGAATTTGTCTTATATGGTTCTGAAGCTTCTGGATTTGTTGTTGCTCGTGTCCTTGGTGATAATATGACACCAAATACCGTTCTTAATTTAATAGAAGTAATTAAAAAAGCCGATTTAGATATGGAACAACTCAAACCATTGAAAGATGCTTTAATAAAGAAATAA